In Pelmatolapia mariae isolate MD_Pm_ZW linkage group LG2, Pm_UMD_F_2, whole genome shotgun sequence, one DNA window encodes the following:
- the LOC134635901 gene encoding uncharacterized protein LOC134635901 produces MGRWTLLVTLTTTLTLTGPQLTPTTAEPQGRQRRWTHDNSHLRDMTQDHIHPWMNNAWYRYIHDRTRAESENTDCYVCSYMPSTSTHPTFYGNYMNKTQAKCAASFAGIGYQHKKIIIDETSSIIYSLNLLSIFQGPPRHEVIIVENAGLDNGTCDRLFWINFNVTNRNTSIHFPVFLDQTPGKNHSMCYRQDNGNRPLGNTTNCNHTAANGEGAPVNTSAPSNGTYWVQGMAWLCGQRAYFILPPGWTGTCAPIFISDHTFRMSAVNDSQTTRRRRDVSTLQPHDPIYGSDVPEEFKLWTTGQKVLHSLFPWVGTGKNMLRIETLDYRFGHWLLATGAKETTHRSWSIFTFILCFVLCTCNMYPAMSKTHD; encoded by the coding sequence ATGGGAAGGTGGACCCTcttggttaccttgactacgacgctcacccttacaggaccccagctgacgccaacaacagctgaaccacaaggcagacagagaagatggacgCACGACAACTCTCACCTAAGAGATATGACGCAAGACCACATACACCCTTGGATGAACAATGCCTGGTACCGCTACATCCACGACAGGACCAGAGCAGAATCGGAAAATACAGACTGTTATGTCTGCTCTTATATGCCCAGCACATCAACACATCCCACTTTTTATGGAAACtacatgaataaaacacaagccaAGTGCGCTGCCAGCTTTGCGGGCATTGGCTATCAACATAAGAAAATCATCATTGATGAGACAAGCTCTATCATCTATTCGCTTAACCTTCTTAGTATCTTTCAGGGACCACCCCGACACGAGGTAATCATCGTCGAAAACGCTGGACTTGACAACGGAACGTGTGACCGGCTCTTCTGGATCAACTTCAACGTGACGAATCGGAACACGTCCATTCACTTCCCAGTGTTCTTGGACCAAACCCCAGGGAAGAACCACTCCATGTGCTACCGACAAGACAACGGTAACAGACCCCTAGGCAACACCACCAACTGTAACCACACTGCAGCCAACGGAGAGGGCGCACCTGTAAACACGTCCGCGCCCAGCAACGGCACCTACTGGGTGCAGGGAATGGCCTGGCTGTGTGGACAACGTGCCTACTTCATACTGCCACCCGGATGGACGGGCACCTGTGCCCCAATCTTCATCTCAGACCACACCTTCAGGATGTCAGCTGTAAATGACTCTCAGACTACAAGACGACGACGAGACGTCTCCACACTACAACCACATGACCCCATCTATGGCAGTGATGTGCCAGAGGAATTTAAGCTTTGGACCACCGGACAAAAGGTTCTCCACTCACTGTTTCCATGGGTGGGCACCGGAAAGAACATGTTAAGAATTGAAACTTTGGACTACCGCTTTGGACACTGGCTCCTGGCTACAGGTGCTAAAGAGACTACTCATCggagttggagtatttttacttttattttgtgttttgtgttgtgtacatgtaacatgtatcctgccatgtctaaaactcatgattaa